The Candidatus Nitrosocosmicus franklandus genome contains a region encoding:
- a CDS encoding DDE-type integrase/transposase/recombinase — protein sequence MDSKASFQKKTSSPKRKKLEEFIVDEILFKIGPKLIWLWIAIEPENRRILAQIITQERDMFVAERFMPRVVRDYGKHPYPQMVEHCIPWLVSFSNSITIFIPLTRKV from the coding sequence GTGGATTCAAAAGCGTCATTCCAAAAAAAAACATCCTCACCAAAGAGAAAGAAACTAGAGGAATTTATTGTTGATGAAATATTATTTAAGATTGGTCCAAAATTAATATGGCTTTGGATTGCAATTGAGCCAGAAAACCGTCGAATTCTCGCACAAATTATAACTCAAGAAAGAGACATGTTTGTTGCTGAGAGATTTATGCCAAGAGTTGTCAGGGATTACGGTAAACACCCTTATCCACAGATGGTGGAACATTGTATCCCATGGCTTGTCAGTTTCTCAAACTCGATCACCATATTCATTCCTCTTACGAGAAAAGTGTAA
- a CDS encoding 6-bladed beta-propeller, with protein MIRNPFLISIISTLLLASAQIISTDEPLPALAQTTGANNQTGGIEFTFVTTWGSLGDEPGQFDGQNSVAASNNSIYVADYYNERMQMFTPEGEFVKMWGGTYGEADGEFKKPHGVAVDSDGNVYVSERSGLRIQKFDSEGNFITKWGSEGTGDGQFTHLHDIAVGPGGSSDQASTPASPSSINNNQTTNSNNNEFVYTTDAENFNVQKFTTDGQFITKWGSEGTGDGQFGGLESLDVDSEGNVYVADSGNERVQKFTADGEFILSWGTPGSEAGQFDEPGGVAIDSNDNVYVTDIENHRVQVFTADGEFITQIGSSGAEVTTPTGSGASANGSCCSEGDADGQFNQPEGVDVDPQNRVIVADTGNNRIQIFEQNPAI; from the coding sequence ATGATAAGGAATCCATTTCTAATATCAATCATATCTACGTTATTATTAGCATCGGCACAAATTATTTCTACTGACGAACCTCTGCCAGCATTAGCTCAAACTACCGGAGCCAATAATCAAACTGGTGGGATTGAATTTACATTTGTTACCACATGGGGTTCTTTAGGCGATGAACCAGGTCAGTTTGATGGACAAAATAGTGTTGCAGCATCTAATAATTCGATTTACGTTGCTGATTACTACAATGAAAGAATGCAGATGTTCACACCAGAAGGAGAATTTGTGAAAATGTGGGGTGGAACATATGGTGAAGCAGATGGCGAATTTAAGAAACCTCACGGAGTGGCAGTAGATTCTGATGGAAACGTGTATGTGTCTGAGCGAAGCGGATTGCGTATCCAGAAATTTGATTCAGAGGGTAATTTTATTACAAAGTGGGGTAGCGAGGGTACCGGTGATGGTCAGTTTACACATTTGCATGACATCGCAGTGGGACCAGGTGGCTCAAGTGATCAAGCCTCAACACCAGCATCACCATCATCAATAAATAACAACCAAACTACAAATTCCAATAATAACGAATTTGTCTATACTACAGATGCAGAAAACTTTAACGTACAGAAATTTACTACGGATGGACAGTTTATTACAAAGTGGGGTTCTGAGGGTACAGGTGATGGTCAGTTTGGAGGACTTGAAAGTTTGGACGTAGATTCAGAAGGTAATGTGTATGTTGCAGACAGCGGAAACGAAAGAGTTCAGAAATTTACAGCTGACGGAGAATTCATATTGTCCTGGGGTACTCCCGGCTCTGAAGCAGGACAGTTTGACGAACCTGGCGGCGTTGCAATTGACAGTAATGACAATGTATACGTCACTGATATCGAGAATCACAGAGTCCAGGTATTTACAGCTGACGGAGAATTTATCACACAAATAGGTTCTTCAGGTGCAGAAGTTACAACTCCTACTGGTTCTGGTGCTAGTGCTAATGGTTCTTGCTGTAGTGAAGGTGATGCTGATGGTCAGTTTAATCAACCTGAAGGCGTAGATGTAGATCCACAAAATAGAGTGATCGTCGCCGACACAGGAAACAATCGTATCCAGATCTTTGAACAAAACCCAGCTATATAA
- a CDS encoding PQQ-dependent sugar dehydrogenase → MRKRIKFRLFGLSLFCIFLVLYSNHSTVNLSYGAYIKAPLSPAGPTVKDDNLVVEKVVEGLLDFPTSMAFLGPDDILVTEKNTGEVMRVINGQLQEEPVLDVSVANSIERGLLGIAIAKQQPDGTRYVFLSYTESGNDEDGSDVEDNVDPEGNRLYRYEFVDGQLINPFLLLDLTATPPNDRGEHNGGKIRIGPDNNVYFIVGEVGGHTTQAQNIEDGPEPNGLGGVLRITQDGQIVPGDAIFGDESPLDLYYAMGIRNSFGMDFDPVTGNLWDTENGPTAGDEINLVYPGFNSGWKLIQGLSKNDLLNDGATPEDLVYFGKGSYSEPKLSWITPIGITALKFLNSDKLGEQYQNDMFVGDINNGLLYRFVLNEARDDLTFDNGELEGNTTLLEDREVNDPKENQPFVFGQGFGGITDIEVGPDGYLYVLSYTGSLFRIVPSSFSSSLTSTPMAISDTLATTNEEEEQEQDTQQSSESDNDQVTGGNSGNSVPAVILGLYGDRSYSPNPITIEEGQTITWYNGDTISHSVTSGQGDDGDAGQEFDSKAIIPNQYYSITFEDSGEYPYYCFYHPSMVGEVIVE, encoded by the coding sequence TTGAGAAAGAGAATAAAATTTAGATTATTTGGTTTGTCTCTATTTTGTATATTTTTAGTACTATACTCGAACCATTCTACAGTTAACCTATCATACGGAGCTTACATTAAAGCGCCCTTATCACCCGCCGGTCCAACGGTAAAGGACGATAATCTGGTAGTTGAAAAAGTGGTTGAAGGATTATTAGATTTTCCTACAAGCATGGCATTTTTGGGTCCTGATGATATTCTGGTAACTGAAAAAAACACAGGCGAAGTTATGCGGGTAATAAATGGTCAGCTGCAGGAAGAGCCAGTTCTTGACGTATCAGTAGCTAACAGTATTGAACGCGGTTTACTAGGTATTGCCATAGCAAAGCAACAACCGGATGGAACTAGATACGTATTTCTCTCTTATACAGAATCTGGAAATGATGAAGACGGAAGCGATGTAGAAGATAACGTAGATCCGGAAGGAAACAGACTCTACCGCTATGAATTTGTTGATGGGCAATTGATTAACCCCTTTCTACTTTTAGATTTAACTGCAACTCCACCAAACGATAGAGGCGAGCATAATGGAGGCAAGATTCGTATTGGTCCAGATAACAATGTTTACTTTATAGTAGGAGAAGTGGGAGGACACACAACTCAAGCACAAAATATTGAAGATGGTCCAGAGCCAAATGGTTTAGGTGGAGTATTACGGATAACTCAAGACGGTCAAATTGTACCTGGAGATGCCATCTTTGGTGATGAATCACCCCTTGACTTGTACTATGCAATGGGCATTCGAAACAGTTTTGGCATGGATTTTGATCCGGTCACAGGAAACTTGTGGGATACAGAGAATGGACCTACAGCCGGCGACGAAATCAATTTGGTATATCCAGGTTTTAACAGTGGCTGGAAGTTAATTCAAGGGTTATCCAAAAATGATCTATTAAATGACGGTGCAACTCCTGAGGACCTCGTATATTTTGGAAAGGGATCATATTCAGAACCCAAATTATCATGGATAACTCCAATCGGAATTACAGCTTTAAAATTCTTAAATTCAGATAAACTGGGAGAGCAGTATCAAAATGATATGTTTGTAGGCGATATAAATAACGGTCTTTTGTACAGGTTCGTTTTAAATGAGGCACGTGATGACTTAACTTTTGATAATGGTGAATTAGAGGGAAATACGACACTACTTGAAGATAGAGAGGTCAATGATCCCAAAGAGAATCAGCCATTTGTTTTTGGTCAAGGTTTCGGAGGTATAACCGATATAGAAGTAGGTCCAGATGGATATTTGTATGTGTTAAGCTATACCGGATCTCTATTTAGAATTGTACCTTCTTCTTTTTCCTCTTCTTTAACAAGTACACCAATGGCTATCTCAGATACATTAGCTACTACGAATGAGGAGGAGGAACAAGAACAAGATACACAGCAGTCATCAGAAAGCGATAATGATCAAGTTACTGGTGGTAATTCTGGCAACTCAGTTCCAGCAGTAATCTTGGGTTTATACGGAGATAGATCTTATTCTCCAAACCCCATTACAATCGAAGAAGGACAAACAATAACCTGGTATAATGGTGATACAATTTCACATTCAGTGACCTCAGGACAAGGTGATGATGGAGATGCAGGTCAAGAGTTTGACTCTAAAGCTATAATACCGAACCAATATTACAGCATTACATTTGAAGATTCAGGCGAGTACCCCTATTATTGTTTCTACCACCCTTCCATGGTGGGAGAGGTGATAGTAGAGTAA
- a CDS encoding cupredoxin domain-containing protein → MISTRNSIVIMGLFLISALLFVQSIGWNSITFAQSDTSNNNTIVSNNNNGQPNIVTEDLFNTKTMTLGSNVKHLVILIPNEGHHDEGEDNEARFLDQHFVPENAVINTGTTVSWFNGDVGHERTINVLNSDGTLLFNTGEIQDSQMSTSHTFTNPGTYEYEAEGDPGVTMEGTITVVENNNSSIINSSPSNFDTVGVFMVPTQGIDSYLSEITNAGITVESTHDFEDLRGGQKGTGDVQTLIIWSTSGKDLTETISSLSEISLDLPYS, encoded by the coding sequence ATGATTTCTACAAGAAACTCGATAGTTATTATGGGATTATTTCTTATCTCTGCACTACTTTTTGTACAATCTATAGGTTGGAATTCCATCACATTTGCCCAATCAGATACTAGTAATAATAACACGATTGTCAGTAATAATAATAATGGTCAGCCAAACATTGTCACTGAAGATCTATTCAACACAAAAACAATGACGTTGGGTAGTAATGTAAAACATCTTGTCATACTTATTCCAAATGAAGGGCATCATGATGAAGGCGAAGACAATGAAGCAAGATTTCTGGATCAGCATTTTGTCCCTGAAAACGCCGTTATAAACACAGGAACTACTGTGTCATGGTTTAATGGCGATGTAGGTCATGAACGCACCATCAATGTTCTAAACTCAGATGGAACTTTACTATTTAACACTGGAGAAATACAAGACAGTCAAATGTCCACTTCACATACATTTACCAATCCTGGAACTTATGAGTATGAAGCAGAAGGTGATCCAGGCGTAACTATGGAAGGAACAATTACGGTTGTTGAAAATAATAATTCCTCAATCATCAACTCTAGTCCGAGTAATTTCGATACTGTAGGTGTATTCATGGTTCCTACTCAAGGTATAGATAGTTACCTTTCAGAGATTACAAACGCAGGAATTACAGTGGAAAGTACACATGATTTTGAAGATTTGAGGGGTGGACAAAAAGGCACAGGAGACGTGCAAACGTTAATCATATGGTCTACATCAGGTAAGGATTTAACCGAAACAATCTCATCATTAAGTGAGATTTCTTTAGACTTGCCATATAGTTAA
- a CDS encoding DDE-type integrase/transposase/recombinase produces MVIKRNRTSSLDIERALYLYFLGLSTRSVSKALLFLHKVKRSHVAIWKWIQKCHYRKASSKKRRTIEEFSVDETLLKVGPEYTWLWVAIEPESHQILAQTITQERNMFVAERFLSGVVRDYGKHPVSTDGGTWYPMACQFLKIDHHVHSPLEKSLIERTIQYIKDRTEGFDDYFPCRIKNCKLKHVRNWLNLFVNYHNEEIIYA; encoded by the coding sequence ATGGTTATCAAAAGAAACAGAACATCTTCGTTAGATATCGAACGTGCATTGTATTTGTATTTTCTTGGTTTGTCAACTAGAAGCGTTTCTAAAGCATTGTTATTCTTACATAAAGTTAAGAGAAGCCATGTTGCAATTTGGAAGTGGATTCAAAAATGTCATTATAGAAAAGCGTCTTCAAAGAAAAGAAGGACAATTGAGGAATTCAGTGTTGATGAAACATTACTTAAGGTAGGTCCAGAATACACATGGTTATGGGTTGCAATTGAGCCAGAAAGTCATCAAATTCTCGCACAAACTATAACTCAAGAAAGAAACATGTTTGTTGCTGAGAGGTTTCTCTCAGGAGTTGTCAGAGACTACGGAAAACACCCTGTATCTACAGACGGAGGAACATGGTATCCAATGGCTTGTCAGTTTCTCAAGATTGATCACCATGTTCATTCTCCTTTAGAGAAAAGCTTGATAGAAAGGACGATACAATATATCAAGGATAGAACCGAAGGTTTTGATGATTATTTTCCCTGTAGAATAAAGAACTGTAAGTTGAAGCATGTGCGGAACTGGTTGAATCTGTTTGTTAATTATCATAACGAGGAGATTATTTATGCTTAA